One window of the Trifolium pratense cultivar HEN17-A07 linkage group LG2, ARS_RC_1.1, whole genome shotgun sequence genome contains the following:
- the LOC123907827 gene encoding RNA-binding protein 38-like, translated as MAYPYYRSQFGDTTFTKVFVGGLAWETPTDEMRTYFEQFGDILEAVIITDKNTGKSKGYGFVTFRDSESARRACTDPNPVIDGRRANCNIASLGRPRPSPPRGRGTYHQGGGGMGTGAPGGAAYGGVPAGGPPQLAGGAGTPVMYQPYGYPTYTPEYGYHQATMYNTQMQQAQYYQQLYGPSSSTMASPYYYGYSVQPRGGGTFSTPQPHRMPAGPSYLYYPPTPIEGGSFSAAAYRPIQQQPLIRHPSPSPSPNDSQTQQHTSSETASGVVITSESSNTQRKNNN; from the exons atGGCTTATCCATATTATCGATCACAGTTCGGAGACACAACATTCACCAAGGTTTTTGTTGGAGGATTAGCTTGGGAAACACCAACTGATGAAATGAGGACATATTTTGAACAGTTTGGTGACATTCTTGAAGCTGTCATCATCACTGATAAGAACACCGGAAAATCTAAAGGATATGGATTT GTAACATTTCGTGATTCAGAATCAGCTAGAAGAGCTTGTACTGATCCAAACCCAGTAATAGATGGAAGAAGAGCAAATTGTAACATTGCTTCTCTAGGACGTCCTAGACCATCACCTCCAAGAG GGAGGGGTACATATCATCAAGGTGGAGGAGGGATGGGGACTGGAGCACCGGGAGGGGCAGCGTACGGTGGTGTTCCGGCAGGAGGGCCACCACAATTGGCAGGAGGAGCTGGAACTCCAGTAATGTACCAACCATATGG CTACCCCACCTACACTCCTGAATATGGGTACCATCAA GCTACAATGTATAACACTCAGATGCAGCAAGCACAATACTATCAACAACTCTATGGACCATCATCTTCAACAATGGCTTCACCATATTACTATGGATATTCTGTGCAACCAAGAGGAGGGGGTACATTTTCTACACCTCAACCACATCGTATGCCAGCTGGCCCATCCTATCTATACTACCCTCCTACACCAATAGAAGGAGGTTCCTTTTCTGCTGCAGCATATCGTCCTATTCAACAACAACCTTTAATAAGGCACCCTTCTCCTTCCCCTTCTCCTAATG ATTCACAGACTCAGCAACATACCTCATCAGAGACAGCATCTGGAGTAGTTATAACTTCGGAAAGTTCAAATACTCAACGGAAGAACAACAACTAA
- the LOC123907829 gene encoding uncharacterized protein LOC123907829 isoform X3 — protein MTNEINLEMVKWFLDDSTIYVSRQGCSRIRFDVEVKNCIINMVLLAKRNAGMKCMQADRKRLVIKVGTMYVSPGKCGRIQVGGDW, from the exons ATGACAA ACGAAATAAATTTGGAAATGGTTAAATGGTTCCTCGATGATAGTACAATCTACGTGTCAAGGCAAG GTTGTTCGAGAATTAGATTTGACGTggaagtgaaaaattgcatAATTAACATGGTTTTGCTTGCAAAAAG aaATGCGGGCATGAAGTGTATGCAAGCAGATCGCAAGCGACTTGTGATAAAGGTTGGAACCATG TATGTTAGTCCAGGGAAATGTGGAAGGATTCAAGTTGGCGGTGATTGGTGA
- the LOC123907829 gene encoding uncharacterized protein LOC123907829 isoform X2, which produces MDYPCNFPSLFLSDSQNFHFPRRKIPLQSHQIQRFCHSDFTLPSQRFNDSSICCSFGFHCSSCRCLNLTSFLPSHRFKRNAGMKCMQADRKRLVIKVGTMVSPGKCGRIQVGGDW; this is translated from the exons ATGGATTACCCATGCAACTTTCCATCGCTCTTTCTTTCCGATTCCCAAAATTTTCACTTCCCTCGCCGGAAAATTCCTCTTCAGTCGCACCAGATCCAGCGATTTTGTCATTCAGATTTCACCTTGCCATCCCAAAGATTCAATGACTCGTCGATTTGTTGTTCGTTTGGATTTCACTGTTCATCGTGCAGAT GTTTGAATCTGACTTCCTTTCTTCCTTCACATAGGTTCAAAAG aaATGCGGGCATGAAGTGTATGCAAGCAGATCGCAAGCGACTTGTGATAAAGGTTGGAACCATG GTTAGTCCAGGGAAATGTGGAAGGATTCAAGTTGGCGGTGATTGGTGA
- the LOC123907829 gene encoding uncharacterized protein LOC123907829 isoform X1 yields the protein MDYPCNFPSLFLSDSQNFHFPRRKIPLQSHQIQRFCHSDFTLPSQRFNDSSICCSFGFHCSSCRCLNLTSFLPSHRFKRNAGMKCMQADRKRLVIKVGTMYVSPGKCGRIQVGGDW from the exons ATGGATTACCCATGCAACTTTCCATCGCTCTTTCTTTCCGATTCCCAAAATTTTCACTTCCCTCGCCGGAAAATTCCTCTTCAGTCGCACCAGATCCAGCGATTTTGTCATTCAGATTTCACCTTGCCATCCCAAAGATTCAATGACTCGTCGATTTGTTGTTCGTTTGGATTTCACTGTTCATCGTGCAGAT GTTTGAATCTGACTTCCTTTCTTCCTTCACATAGGTTCAAAAG aaATGCGGGCATGAAGTGTATGCAAGCAGATCGCAAGCGACTTGTGATAAAGGTTGGAACCATG TATGTTAGTCCAGGGAAATGTGGAAGGATTCAAGTTGGCGGTGATTGGTGA
- the LOC123907828 gene encoding cell division cycle protein 27 homolog B-like isoform X4, translating to MRSICSFWRPVSRRAIKAYSAYHILKGLQMARYRYLFALSCFHMCLLIEAVAAVCPCNDPASEVPNGAAGHYLLGLVYRLQYVVSSSDICMSMFHIIHTFMACPPLPESSLFM from the exons ATGAG ATCAATTTGCAGCTTCTGGCGACCTGTTTCCCGCAGAGCAATCAAAGCGTATTCTGCTTACCACATTCTAAAAG GATTGCAGATGGCTCGGTACCGCTACTTGTTTGCGCTATCATGCTTTCATATGTGTCTTCTTATTGAAGCAGTAGCAGCTGTATGTCCCTGTAATGACCCTGCTTCAGAG GTCCCTAATGGTGCAGCAGGTCATTACCTTCTTGGGCTTGTTTACAGGTTGCAATATGTTGTTTCTTCATCTGACATTTGCATGTCCATGTTCCATATCATACATACGTTCATGGCATGCCCGCCTTTACCAGAATCATCTTTATTTATGTAG